A genomic window from Agrobacterium larrymoorei includes:
- a CDS encoding sigma-54-dependent transcriptional regulator has product MTVHVLIVEDDPVQRRVLKQTVEQNGHASLLAESGKAGLGLLKTRGAEIGVVIIDLTMRELDGLSFIQAVHDLGLDIPVVVQTGQGGIDVVVEAMRAGAFDFIVKPVTAERLGTAIAGALKSDEPKGRALRRTRHQPVGLADIVSASPAMARVLDLAKRASHSTIPVVLEGEAGVGKEMIARAIHAGSDRATKPFVILNCSAIAPELIESTLFGGEAADDGDAGERQQAKVLEADGGTLFIDELGDLPLEVQVRLLRAVQSGEVEASGSAKRRKVNVRLISATAKNLIEEVKEGRFREDLYYRLNVFPITIPALRRRKEDIPFLARAFVERFSIEQKLPSTVGVSAAALALLTAYDWPGNVRQLENAVFRAAVLAQGRELAPSDFVHIATQVPGFEGDARDRGTHGSDRSVTAAAPSLVEVKASEAPVTHMAASEEADVAGDGIFPGGSLIASTDETGNVRTIAEIEEELIRFALRFYRGQMSQVARKLGIGRSTLYRKLKDYGIDPDNPMEDAA; this is encoded by the coding sequence ATGACCGTCCACGTTCTCATTGTCGAAGATGATCCCGTCCAGCGCCGTGTGCTGAAACAGACCGTCGAGCAGAATGGGCATGCGTCCCTGTTGGCCGAGAGCGGTAAGGCGGGCCTTGGGCTTTTGAAAACACGCGGGGCCGAGATCGGCGTCGTCATCATCGATCTGACGATGCGGGAACTCGACGGTCTCTCCTTCATTCAAGCGGTTCACGATCTCGGTCTGGATATTCCCGTTGTCGTTCAAACAGGGCAGGGCGGCATCGACGTCGTGGTCGAAGCCATGCGGGCGGGTGCTTTCGATTTCATCGTCAAGCCGGTTACGGCGGAGCGTCTTGGAACGGCGATTGCCGGAGCGCTGAAATCCGACGAGCCAAAGGGCCGCGCCCTGCGGCGCACGCGCCATCAGCCGGTTGGACTTGCCGATATCGTTTCGGCCAGTCCTGCCATGGCACGCGTACTGGATCTGGCGAAGCGCGCCAGCCACTCCACCATTCCCGTGGTGCTGGAAGGTGAGGCAGGTGTCGGCAAGGAGATGATCGCGCGCGCCATCCATGCGGGCAGCGACCGGGCGACGAAACCCTTCGTGATTTTGAATTGCAGCGCGATTGCCCCCGAACTGATCGAGAGCACGCTGTTTGGTGGGGAGGCGGCAGACGACGGTGATGCTGGCGAGCGCCAGCAGGCCAAGGTCCTGGAGGCCGATGGCGGCACGCTCTTTATCGATGAGCTTGGCGACCTACCGCTTGAGGTGCAGGTGAGGCTTCTGCGCGCTGTCCAAAGCGGTGAGGTCGAGGCATCCGGATCGGCCAAAAGACGCAAGGTCAATGTGCGGCTGATTTCCGCTACCGCCAAGAACCTGATCGAAGAGGTGAAGGAAGGTCGCTTCCGCGAAGACCTGTATTACCGGCTCAACGTCTTCCCCATCACCATTCCGGCTTTGCGCCGCCGCAAGGAAGATATTCCTTTCCTCGCGCGCGCCTTTGTCGAGCGCTTCTCCATCGAGCAGAAACTGCCGTCGACGGTTGGTGTCAGTGCTGCCGCGCTTGCATTGCTGACTGCCTATGACTGGCCGGGGAATGTCCGCCAGCTGGAAAATGCTGTCTTCCGTGCAGCCGTTCTGGCGCAGGGCCGTGAGCTGGCGCCGAGCGACTTCGTCCATATCGCGACACAGGTTCCGGGCTTCGAGGGCGATGCGCGAGACAGAGGTACCCATGGTTCAGATCGATCCGTGACCGCTGCCGCGCCTTCGCTTGTGGAGGTCAAGGCATCTGAGGCGCCGGTGACGCATATGGCTGCGAGCGAGGAGGCAGACGTGGCAGGTGATGGTATTTTTCCCGGCGGCAGCCTGATTGCCAGCACGGATGAAACAGGCAATGTTCGTACCATTGCTGAAATCGAAGAAGAACTGATCCGGTTTGCGCTGCGATTCTACCGCGGGCAGATGAGCCAGGTTGCCCGAAAACTCGGTATCGGGCGTTCCACACTCTACCGTAAGTTGAAGGATTATGGCATTGATCCCGATAATCCGATGGAGGACGCGGCTTAA
- a CDS encoding M3 family oligoendopeptidase, with translation MTLKTSTPTPAFSPAEGASAALGDLPVWKLSDLYPSVDSAEYKGDLKKAETDAKAFETKWKGKLEAAASRSGDEGIGAALKEYEALDDILGRIGSFAGLTYFSDTSNPANGKLYGDAQAKLTDIASHLLFFPLELNRIDDALIDAAFEKDTLAAHYKPWLVDLRKDKPHQLDDSLEQLFLEKSMTSAAAFNRLFDETMTELRFEIDGESLALEPTLNMLQEPDPETRRKAAAALSATFKENLRVFTLITNTLAKDKEISDRWRKFEDIADSRHLANRVERDVVDALAAAVREAYPRLSHRYYKMKANWLGMEQMNYWDRNAPLPDTSNAIIPWGEAKDMVLSAYGAFAPEMADIARRFFDEEWIDAPARPGKAPGAFAHPTVPSAHPYVLVNYLGKPRDVMTLAHELGHGVHQVLAGEQGALMCATPLTLAETASVFGEMLTFRKLLEATTDPRERKAMLARKVEDMINTVVRQIAFYEFERKVHTARKDGELTSEQIGELWLSVQEESLGPAIRISEGYETWWTYIPHFIHSPFYVYAYAFGDCLVNLLYAVYQNADEGFQAKYFELLKAGGTKHHSELLKPFGLDATNPSFWSKGLSMIEGLIDELEALDAPSK, from the coding sequence ATGACCTTGAAGACATCGACCCCCACGCCCGCTTTCTCTCCTGCCGAAGGCGCAAGTGCTGCCCTTGGCGATCTGCCGGTCTGGAAACTCTCCGATCTTTACCCCTCAGTCGATTCCGCCGAATACAAAGGCGACCTGAAGAAAGCGGAGACGGACGCCAAGGCATTCGAGACGAAATGGAAGGGCAAGCTCGAAGCTGCTGCCAGCCGTTCGGGCGATGAGGGCATCGGTGCAGCACTCAAGGAATATGAAGCGCTGGACGATATTCTCGGCCGCATCGGCTCCTTTGCGGGCCTCACCTATTTTTCCGATACCTCCAACCCCGCCAATGGCAAGCTTTACGGCGATGCGCAGGCCAAACTCACCGATATCGCGTCGCACCTGCTGTTCTTCCCGCTGGAACTGAACCGCATCGACGATGCGCTGATCGACGCCGCCTTCGAGAAAGACACACTTGCCGCCCATTACAAGCCGTGGCTCGTGGACCTGCGCAAGGACAAGCCGCATCAGCTGGATGACAGCCTGGAGCAGCTGTTCCTCGAAAAATCCATGACGAGTGCGGCTGCCTTCAACCGCCTCTTCGACGAGACGATGACCGAGCTGCGCTTCGAGATCGACGGCGAAAGCTTGGCCCTCGAACCGACGCTCAACATGCTGCAGGAGCCGGACCCGGAAACGCGCCGCAAGGCAGCCGCCGCACTCAGCGCCACCTTCAAGGAAAACTTGCGCGTCTTCACGCTCATCACCAACACGCTCGCCAAGGACAAGGAAATCTCCGACCGCTGGCGCAAGTTCGAAGACATTGCTGATAGCCGGCATCTGGCGAACCGCGTTGAACGAGACGTGGTCGATGCGCTCGCGGCTGCCGTGCGCGAGGCCTATCCCCGCCTGTCGCATCGCTATTACAAGATGAAGGCGAACTGGCTTGGCATGGAGCAGATGAACTACTGGGATCGCAACGCGCCGCTTCCGGACACGTCCAACGCCATCATCCCCTGGGGTGAAGCGAAGGACATGGTGCTCTCCGCCTATGGCGCCTTTGCCCCGGAAATGGCGGATATCGCCCGCCGCTTCTTCGATGAGGAGTGGATCGATGCGCCAGCCCGCCCCGGCAAGGCACCCGGCGCCTTCGCCCATCCGACCGTGCCCTCCGCGCACCCTTATGTTCTGGTCAATTATCTCGGCAAGCCGCGCGACGTCATGACGCTCGCCCATGAGCTTGGCCACGGTGTGCACCAGGTTCTGGCCGGTGAGCAGGGCGCGCTGATGTGCGCCACGCCGCTGACTCTTGCCGAGACGGCCTCGGTCTTCGGCGAGATGCTGACCTTCCGAAAACTGCTGGAAGCCACCACCGATCCGCGTGAGCGCAAGGCCATGCTCGCGCGCAAGGTGGAAGACATGATCAACACCGTCGTTCGCCAGATCGCCTTCTACGAATTCGAGCGCAAGGTGCACACCGCCCGCAAAGACGGCGAACTGACATCCGAACAGATCGGCGAATTGTGGCTCTCGGTGCAGGAAGAAAGCCTCGGGCCCGCGATCCGCATTTCGGAAGGCTACGAGACGTGGTGGACCTATATCCCCCACTTCATCCACTCGCCCTTCTATGTCTATGCCTACGCCTTTGGCGACTGCCTGGTGAACTTGCTCTATGCCGTCTATCAGAATGCCGACGAGGGCTTCCAGGCGAAGTATTTCGAGCTTCTGAAGGCCGGCGGCACCAAGCACCATTCGGAGCTTCTGAAACCCTTCGGCCTTGATGCGACCAACCCCTCCTTCTGGAGCAAGGGCCTGTCGATGATCGAAGGGCTGATCGACGAGTTGGAAGCCCTCGACGCGCCGTCAAAATGA
- a CDS encoding aminotransferase class IV family protein, producing MKRKPADLTLRETLRWEPQSGFQRLEQHLRRLLRSADALGFRPPKDPASALKTTVNGHGPMKVALVMNYKGELEIAAEPFKPLAPDAVWRLKIAEKTRLDSSDTFYRHKSSRREPYDAARAEFSSKEADEVLLLNERGEICEGSATSLFVEGPDGQLLTPPLDSGILPGVLRADLIRERKARGQALKPEDLKGRKIFVGNSLHGLVPAELV from the coding sequence ATGAAGCGCAAGCCCGCTGACCTTACCTTGAGGGAAACATTGCGATGGGAGCCGCAAAGCGGTTTCCAGCGGCTGGAACAGCATCTGCGCCGCCTGCTGCGGTCTGCCGATGCGCTGGGTTTTCGCCCGCCGAAAGATCCGGCCTCGGCACTCAAAACAACCGTGAACGGCCACGGCCCCATGAAGGTCGCCCTGGTGATGAACTACAAGGGTGAGCTGGAGATTGCCGCAGAGCCCTTCAAGCCGCTTGCGCCGGATGCCGTCTGGCGGCTGAAGATCGCCGAAAAGACCCGGCTCGATTCCAGCGACACATTCTACCGGCACAAATCCTCGCGGCGCGAACCCTATGATGCCGCGCGTGCTGAGTTTTCATCCAAGGAGGCCGACGAGGTCCTGCTTCTTAACGAGCGCGGCGAAATCTGCGAAGGCTCCGCCACCAGCCTCTTTGTCGAAGGCCCGGACGGCCAATTGCTGACCCCACCGCTCGATAGCGGCATTCTGCCGGGTGTCTTGCGCGCCGATCTTATCCGCGAGCGCAAGGCGCGTGGACAGGCGCTGAAGCCCGAAGACCTGAAAGGCAGAAAGATTTTTGTCGGCAACTCGCTGCATGGGCTGGTGCCGGCAGAACTGGTCTAA
- a CDS encoding putative hemolysin, with protein sequence MKKILVAVSFSATVFALASSAMAMSNPASDFCEEMGGRSVSAKLSSGDEIGLCYLAKDKIVEEWTLFRMFDGEVPSESENPFLGK encoded by the coding sequence ATGAAAAAGATACTGGTCGCTGTCTCCTTCAGCGCAACGGTTTTCGCCCTTGCCTCGAGCGCAATGGCAATGAGCAATCCCGCTTCGGATTTCTGCGAGGAGATGGGTGGTCGTTCCGTGAGCGCCAAACTGTCCTCTGGTGATGAAATCGGTCTGTGCTACCTGGCGAAAGACAAGATCGTCGAGGAGTGGACATTGTTCCGCATGTTCGACGGCGAGGTTCCCTCCGAGTCAGAGAACCCCTTCCTCGGCAAATGA